Genomic DNA from Salinibacter pepae:
ATGTATGAGGATTGTCCTCGGATGGACGTGTCGGTGGCGGAAGCCGTGTACGAACGGCTCCTCAATATTCCGAGCAGTGTATTTCTATAGAAAACATTAAGAGTTAAAAGTAAATACTTAAGAATTACTTCCTATGGTCATGAAAGAAAAAATATGGGGAGAAAAAAAGATAAAAAAAGAGGAAGATCAAATAAAGCGTTTATTTATAAAATGTTATGATAAAAAAATAAGTAAAAAAAAGTTCGATCAACTTTATAAGAAAAATCCTTACGGGGAGTCGAGAGCGATAGCTTTAAAGAAAAGTGATGAACTTATTGGGTTTTATGGGCTTATACCACAAAAAATTTCGAAGAGGTTGAATGAAAAGAAGTTATCAATGAACTATCTATTGGGAGTATCCCTCATGATTTCTCCCGAATTCAGGGATGTGAGTACACTCGCAGTAATATTGAAAAGAGTGGATAAACATATAGGAAAAACGAACTACATAACTGTCCTAGGATTTCCAAACGAGCAGTCAATCATCCCTTTAACTACTCTTTTTGGGTGGAATATTGTTGAGGAGGCAAAGTTTTATACGTGCAAAGTTAAAAATGCAAACCAGAATGCAAAAATAAAAGATATAAAAGAAAGTAAAATTTTATCAAAAAATAAGTGGTGTGTACCATATGAAGAAGAGGAGTTTATTGAGTGGAAAGAAATATGTAACTCATACAACACTGTCGAGATAAATAATGATTTAAAAGTAGTATATAAGAAATATAAAAACAAAATTGATCTATTGGATGTAAGTAGAATAAAAAATGGAAATGTAGAGAGAGAAAATTTAGAAAGTTTGGTGGAAAGAGAAAGAGCAAGTGGCTTTATAATTACAAATTACCACGCTAAAAAGATAGGTGTAAGCTTAAAAAAATGTGAGGGTTGGAATAATGGAAAAATACGATTGTGTTCTTTAGGAGATGGAGTGGAGTCGAAAAACCTACACTTAAGTCTACTCATGTCAGACGTGTTTTAGGTATTAATATAATGAGAGTATTAGGTTTCACAAGCATAAGAGCTGACTACGACCTTTTAAGTGGTCTATACAAGAAGATGGATTCAGATGAAAATATGAAATTCAAAGTTCTAGTATCTGGTGCACACTTGTCTGAGGAGTACGGGAAGAGTCTAAGTCAAATTAGAGAGGATGGGGTAAGCATACTTACAGAGGTAGAAAGCCTTATTAGCTCTAATTCGAAAAGGTCAAGACTTAAAACCGCTAGTATATTTCTTCAGAACTCTATCGATATAGTTCGTAGCTACGAACCTGACCTTCTCATATATGCTGGAGACAGAGAGGACATACTCGCTGCCTCGATGATCGGGGCGTACCTTCAAATCCCAACTGTCCATCTTTATGGTGGAGATCATGTAGTGGATGGGCATGTTGATAATCCTGCACGGCATGCGACCTCCAAACTTTCTAGTGTTCACATGGTAACACTCCCTGAACACAAGCGTCGCTTGATGGCAATGGGAGAATCTGAAGAGCGTATTCACGTTGTTGGAGCCCTTTCGCTAGATCGTATTCGAAAGCACAGCCCAATGTCACGTAAGGAGGTATTGCAGCATTTCGGACTTAGTGATCAGCCCTACGCAATTGTAATATTTCATCCTCAAGATAGAGAGCTAGGCGAGTCCTCAAAATATCTTGAACGAATTATTAACTCGTTTCATGAAAGAGGTATCTTTTGTTTCGTCGGTTATCCTAACACTGATCCTGATAATAAAAACATAATAAAATTACTAGAAAGGAAAGAAAGTAGAGGTCTCGTTTATGTATACAAAAGTTTGGAAAGAAATATTTTTCTTTCCTTGTACAAGAACGCATGTGTACAAGTTGGAAACTCTTCTTCTGGAATTATTGAGGCAGCTAGCATTCCTCTTCCCGTAGTAAATGTGGGAATGCGCCAGAAGGGGAGGAGGGCTGGCAAAAATGTGATATTTACCGGTAAAAGCCAAGATGAAATTGACCAAGCAATCGACCGTGCTTTATCTGACTCTTTTCGTGAATCGATACAGGAAATAGAAAACATTTATGGCGACGGCAAAAGCATTGGTAGAGTCCATAGTATCATCAAGAATATAAATTTCGATAAATTTTTGTACAAAACTGAAGACCCCATAGAAGTTGCAAACAATCAATAAATTTGGACATACAAGTATGAATGAAGAGGTGCGTGGAGTAATTGAAGAGATGTTCTTGTCTGAATTGGGTGATAGGGATAGAGGTGGTATGAATAGAGTGCCGGATGAATTGGTTCTTCTTGACAGTGGACTAGACTCAATCGGGTTTGCCACACTCGTTGCAAAACTGGAGGAGAAGTTGGGTTATGACCCTTTCGTCCAAATGGATGAGCCAGTTTATCCCCGTACGTTTGGTGAATTCGTTGAAATCTATGAAGAGCATGCTGATGGACAGTCATGAAGCGCCTTGTTGACCATGTTGCGACCAGATCTGGAACCGACAGGGTCTTTGTTGATGACAGACTTGAGTTGAAGGGGGGTTCACTGATAGAAGTGGTCGAGCGGACGCGTGCAGAACATTCTGTATTTCGAGGATCGTCTGTAGGAGTGTGTTTTTCGAGAGGCTATGAGACGGCACTTGCACTCGTGGCTCTTGATGGCTTTGCTGAACAATTACTGATTGTACCTCCTACCTCGAAACCTGCACGGGTCCGTGAGTTCATAGATCGAACAGATACAGAGTTTATCCTTGGAAACCGAGAGAACCTCCGGACTGGAGGACTTCGCCAGTATGATATCCGCAATCTTTGTGGCCTAAACGGAGGGTTGACCCAGAAAGAAGACGATGGAAATGCAGGTGACCGAGGAACTGTTTGCGATACTGAATGGATATTGGCGACCTCAGGGACAACAGGTACCCCAAAACTTGTCGCACATGATTTATCTTCCCTCCTCAGAACGGTAAAAACAGACACAAAGGTGGGACACACTCTACGTTGGGGGTTGCTCTACGATCTCTGTCGTTTTGCTGGTATTCAAGTATTTCTACAGAGTTTAGTTGGAGGGTCTACACTCATATTTGCCGATCACGTGGAATCAATAGACGAACAGGTAAATCTGCTTCTGAGCGGTAATTGCAATGCCCTATCGGGCACGCCAACTATGTGGCGGCGCCTTTTAATGAGTGACCAATTTGAGAACCTTTCGTTACGCATTGCGACATTAGGAGGAGAAATTGCCGACGGGCAAATATTAAAGGCTCTGCAGAGAACGTTCCCTGAAGCTAAAATCTCACATATTTACGCGTCCACGGAGGCGGGCGTGGGGTTTTCTGTTTCGGATGGGCAACCTGGTTTCCCAGCCACCTTTCTGGAAAATCCGCCGGAGGAGACTGAGATTAAGGTGAGTGATGAAGGACTCCTACATCTTCGGCCTCCCCAACCCGAACAAGAGCGCTATGTTGAAGAGGGCCTCACCCTCACAGACGGCGAGGGTTGGATTAATACGGGCGATGTTGTAGAGCGCAGCGGAGATCGATTTCTGTTTCAAGGAAGGGAGAGCGGCGTCATTAATGTTGGGGGAAATAAGGTGCATCCAGAGAAGGTAGAAAACGTGATTCAAGAAGTTGAGGGGGTTGCGCAGGTTGTGGTGCGTGCAAAAAAAAGTGCGATTACTGGCAATCTCGTAGAGGCACTTGTGAAGCCAAGCGGGAACGTAGAAGGGGAACAGGAGTTGAGATCAGCTGTCCGGGAGAGGTGTAATGCTGACCTCAACAACTACGAAGTTCCGGCAGTCTGCAAAGTGGTCTCCTCCTTAGAGATGAATGCAGCAGGTAAACTGGTCCGATAATGCAAGAACAGGAATCTGGCGAAGGGTCAACTGTACTCGTGACCGGTGCTACTCGCGGTCTGGGTCTTGAGATAGCAAGACATCTGGCGATGAAGGGGTATGAGATCGTTGGGGGAGCTCGAAAGCCCTCGGCTGAACTGGAAGCAGTGATCGAGGATTTTCCGAACCAAGTTCACTACGAGTCGCTCGATCTATCGGAGTTCGATTCCCTGCACGGTTACGTGAGGAGCGTGACGAATAAGTACGGGCGCCTTTATGGTCTCGTCAACAACGCGGCGATTGCACGTGAGGGGGTTCTCGCTACTCAGCACGACTCCGAGATTAGCGACATGATTGAAGTGAACGTAACGGGCACTATACTCCTCACGAAGTATGCAGTCCGCTCGATGCTGATCGAGGAAGAGGGACGGGTAGTAAACATTGCTTCCATAATTGCCGAAACGGGATTCAATGGATTGTCCGTATATGGGGCCAGTAAAGCCGCCCTGGTAGGGTTTAGTCGCTCACTCGCTCGCGAATTAGGAGACCGAGGAATTACGGTCAACGCTATATTGCCAGGGTACATGCAGACAAGCATGTCCTCCTCTCTGAGCGAGGAACAACTTGAGACCATTCGTCGAAGATCCGCCCTCCAGCGATTGGTGGAGGTGGACGAGGTAGCACCGAGCGTATCTTTTCTCTTATCCCCGACTGCTTCCAGTATAACCGGTACTACGCTTACGGTTGATGCTGGAAGCACGGCCTGATAGAAAGTCAGCTGATGCAGATGGAAGGAACTCAAATTGTGGTTGCTCCACATCCTGATGATGAAACGCTTGGGTGTGGTGGGACAATGCTTAGGTGTAAAGATGAGGGGGTTCCAGTCCACTGGTTGATTGTGACCCACGTTACCACAGACCTAGGCTACTCAAGCGATCGTGTAGAACAACGGGAGGAAGAAATTCGACACGTAGCCAAGCAGTATGGGATTTCGGAAATTACAAACCTGAGGTTTCCTGCAACTCGGTTGGACACAGAACCTCTTGGGGATATCGTGGAAGCAATTGGGAGAGTATTTCAAAAGCTTGAACCGGAGGTCGTCTACGTTCCGTATCGGAACGATATCCACACAGACCACGCTGTTGTATTTGACGCTGTTACTTCATGCACAAAGTGGTTCCGATATCCCTCCGTACGGCGAGTGCTCGCATACGAGACTCTGTCGGAGACCGATTTCACGATTGATCCGGACGCGACTGGGTTCCGCCCCAACGTATTCTGTAACGTAACAGGGTATGTAGAAGAGAAGGTAGAGATCATGCGGATGTACGAGAGTGAGATGGGAACGCATCCGTTTCCCAGAAGCGACGCATCCATTCGTGCCCTAGCCACCCTTCGCGGAGCTGCATCGGGATTTGAAGCGGCCGAGGGCTTTATGTTACTGCGCGAACGAATCCAGTAGACCATGTCCACGTATGTCATTGCCGAAGCGGGAGTAAATCACAACGGCTCGATGGATCTGGCTCGCGACCTCATCGCGGCGGCGGCCGAGGCAGGCGTGGACGCTGTCAAATTTCAGACCTTCCGTGCTGACGAACTGGTAGCAGAAGACGCTCCCAAAGCCGATTACCAGACCGAGACGACCGACGTGGACGACTCGCAGGCGGACATGCTGCGCCGGTTGGAGCTAAGCCCGGAGCAGCATCACACCATTGTGGAGCACTGCGCGGCGCACGACCTACAGTTTCTTTCAACGCCGTTCGACGCACAGAGCGCGCGCTTTCTGGTCGAGGAGTTCGACGTGCCACGCCTCAAGATTGGGTCCGGCGAGCTCACGAACGGACCACTGCTTTTGGACGTCGCTCGTCTGGGACGCCCGATCATCCTGTCGACGGGCATGGGGACACTCGGCGAGGTAGAACGGGCGCTGTCGGTGCTGGCCTACGGCTACACCACTGGCGACGGACGCCCTACACCGGAGGATCTGGACCGGGCGCTGGCATCGGCCGAGGCAATCCACGCTCTGGAACAGAAGGTGACGGTGCTCCACTGCGTAACGGAGTATCCCGCGTCGGTAGAAACAATCAATCTGAGGGTTATGGACACGCTGCGCCGGGCGTTCGACCTTCCGGTTGGCCTGTCAGATCATACGCCGGGCACTGCCGTACCGGTTGCCGCCACCGCGCGAGGGGCAACCCTCATTGAAAAGCACTTTACGCTTGACCGCTCGCTTCCAGGTCCGGACCACCGGGCCTCGCTCGAACCCGACGAGCTTCAAAACATGGTCCAGGGCATCCGCGATGCCGAGGCCGCACTGGGCACGGCTCGGAAGAGACCAGCCGATCCCGAATGGAAGAATCGTCCCGTGGCCCGGAAAAGTCTCGTGGCTGCTCAAGCCATTTCGGAGGGAGAAGTGTTTACGAGAGAGAACCTTGAGGTCAAACGACCGGGGGATGGCGTGTCCCCGATGCGATACTGGGAGTACCTGGGCCGTACGGCCAAGTCAAGCTATGAGCCGGATGAACAGATCAGCAAACGATGAACATTGGCTACTTTGGAGACGGCCGCTGGGCGCGTCTCGCTCTCGACAGAATTCATGAGGATCCCGAACTCGAGGTGGTGTACGTCGTCGCGCGACACGACGCACCGGACCCAGGACTCCGTGATCGGGCAAACACTTTGGACATCCCCTTCTTTGCCCCCGAAAACGTGAATGCGCCGTCGTTTCTCGAAGAGATCGGTGCGTTCGTGCCAGACATAAACGTCTCCATGTCGTACGATCAAATTCTCCAAACCGATGCCATTGAGGCTGCTCCGAAAGGATTTATTAACTGCCACGCCGGTGCGCTTCCCTTCTACAGGGGGCGCAACGTGCTCAACTGGGCACTTATTAACGGGGAGGATCGTTTTGGAGTAACGGTCCACTGCGTCGAAGAGGGCATTGACTCGGGAGACATTCTCACGCAGCGGTTTGGGGTGATCACGCCGCAGGACGACTATCAGTCTCTGCTCGATAAGGCCGTAGAACTGTGTACCGAAGTCCTTCTCGATGCACTTCACGATGTCCGCCGCGGCGAGGTGACCGTTACTCCCCAGGAGGATATTCATCCCGCCGGCTTTTACAGCAGTGCACGAGGCGAAGGCGACGAATGGATCGACTGGTCGTGGCCGACGGAACGAATTTACAACTTGATTCGGGCCATTTCCCCACCCGGACCGGGGGCTCGAACTCTTCTGGATGGGCGTCCAGTCGTGGTGACGGAGGCGGAGCGAATACCGAATTCGCCTGAATATATTGATCGGCCCGGAACCGTCGTCGGGAAGTCGAGCG
This window encodes:
- a CDS encoding GNAT family N-acetyltransferase, translating into MKEKIWGEKKIKKEEDQIKRLFIKCYDKKISKKKFDQLYKKNPYGESRAIALKKSDELIGFYGLIPQKISKRLNEKKLSMNYLLGVSLMISPEFRDVSTLAVILKRVDKHIGKTNYITVLGFPNEQSIIPLTTLFGWNIVEEAKFYTCKVKNANQNAKIKDIKESKILSKNKWCVPYEEEEFIEWKEICNSYNTVEINNDLKVVYKKYKNKIDLLDVSRIKNGNVERENLESLVERERASGFIITNYHAKKIGVSLKKCEGWNNGKIRLCSLGDGVESKNLHLSLLMSDVF
- the neuC gene encoding UDP-N-acetylglucosamine 2-epimerase, which produces MRVLGFTSIRADYDLLSGLYKKMDSDENMKFKVLVSGAHLSEEYGKSLSQIREDGVSILTEVESLISSNSKRSRLKTASIFLQNSIDIVRSYEPDLLIYAGDREDILAASMIGAYLQIPTVHLYGGDHVVDGHVDNPARHATSKLSSVHMVTLPEHKRRLMAMGESEERIHVVGALSLDRIRKHSPMSRKEVLQHFGLSDQPYAIVIFHPQDRELGESSKYLERIINSFHERGIFCFVGYPNTDPDNKNIIKLLERKESRGLVYVYKSLERNIFLSLYKNACVQVGNSSSGIIEAASIPLPVVNVGMRQKGRRAGKNVIFTGKSQDEIDQAIDRALSDSFRESIQEIENIYGDGKSIGRVHSIIKNINFDKFLYKTEDPIEVANNQ
- a CDS encoding phosphopantetheine-binding protein; translated protein: MNEEVRGVIEEMFLSELGDRDRGGMNRVPDELVLLDSGLDSIGFATLVAKLEEKLGYDPFVQMDEPVYPRTFGEFVEIYEEHADGQS
- a CDS encoding ANL family adenylate-forming protein — protein: MKRLVDHVATRSGTDRVFVDDRLELKGGSLIEVVERTRAEHSVFRGSSVGVCFSRGYETALALVALDGFAEQLLIVPPTSKPARVREFIDRTDTEFILGNRENLRTGGLRQYDIRNLCGLNGGLTQKEDDGNAGDRGTVCDTEWILATSGTTGTPKLVAHDLSSLLRTVKTDTKVGHTLRWGLLYDLCRFAGIQVFLQSLVGGSTLIFADHVESIDEQVNLLLSGNCNALSGTPTMWRRLLMSDQFENLSLRIATLGGEIADGQILKALQRTFPEAKISHIYASTEAGVGFSVSDGQPGFPATFLENPPEETEIKVSDEGLLHLRPPQPEQERYVEEGLTLTDGEGWINTGDVVERSGDRFLFQGRESGVINVGGNKVHPEKVENVIQEVEGVAQVVVRAKKSAITGNLVEALVKPSGNVEGEQELRSAVRERCNADLNNYEVPAVCKVVSSLEMNAAGKLVR
- a CDS encoding SDR family NAD(P)-dependent oxidoreductase, which translates into the protein MQEQESGEGSTVLVTGATRGLGLEIARHLAMKGYEIVGGARKPSAELEAVIEDFPNQVHYESLDLSEFDSLHGYVRSVTNKYGRLYGLVNNAAIAREGVLATQHDSEISDMIEVNVTGTILLTKYAVRSMLIEEEGRVVNIASIIAETGFNGLSVYGASKAALVGFSRSLARELGDRGITVNAILPGYMQTSMSSSLSEEQLETIRRRSALQRLVEVDEVAPSVSFLLSPTASSITGTTLTVDAGSTA
- a CDS encoding PIG-L deacetylase family protein yields the protein MQMEGTQIVVAPHPDDETLGCGGTMLRCKDEGVPVHWLIVTHVTTDLGYSSDRVEQREEEIRHVAKQYGISEITNLRFPATRLDTEPLGDIVEAIGRVFQKLEPEVVYVPYRNDIHTDHAVVFDAVTSCTKWFRYPSVRRVLAYETLSETDFTIDPDATGFRPNVFCNVTGYVEEKVEIMRMYESEMGTHPFPRSDASIRALATLRGAASGFEAAEGFMLLRERIQ
- the neuB gene encoding N-acetylneuraminate synthase — translated: MSTYVIAEAGVNHNGSMDLARDLIAAAAEAGVDAVKFQTFRADELVAEDAPKADYQTETTDVDDSQADMLRRLELSPEQHHTIVEHCAAHDLQFLSTPFDAQSARFLVEEFDVPRLKIGSGELTNGPLLLDVARLGRPIILSTGMGTLGEVERALSVLAYGYTTGDGRPTPEDLDRALASAEAIHALEQKVTVLHCVTEYPASVETINLRVMDTLRRAFDLPVGLSDHTPGTAVPVAATARGATLIEKHFTLDRSLPGPDHRASLEPDELQNMVQGIRDAEAALGTARKRPADPEWKNRPVARKSLVAAQAISEGEVFTRENLEVKRPGDGVSPMRYWEYLGRTAKSSYEPDEQISKR
- a CDS encoding methionyl-tRNA formyltransferase, with product MNIGYFGDGRWARLALDRIHEDPELEVVYVVARHDAPDPGLRDRANTLDIPFFAPENVNAPSFLEEIGAFVPDINVSMSYDQILQTDAIEAAPKGFINCHAGALPFYRGRNVLNWALINGEDRFGVTVHCVEEGIDSGDILTQRFGVITPQDDYQSLLDKAVELCTEVLLDALHDVRRGEVTVTPQEDIHPAGFYSSARGEGDEWIDWSWPTERIYNLIRAISPPGPGARTLLDGRPVVVTEAERIPNSPEYIDRPGTVVGKSSDGIVVKTGDTTLKVTKIADWEGEIVDPRVPKHRIGTVFGQNLKTKVKRLSDRVSELEQRISTLEE